From a single Nicotiana tomentosiformis chromosome 2, ASM39032v3, whole genome shotgun sequence genomic region:
- the LOC104113931 gene encoding probable WRKY transcription factor 14 — translation MCSKFQLQKTTMENNYQGDLADIFLGSSGQNISGANNITTTSGESSPTVAAAAVTDGWLGQFPSYPINYSASGIEEPSVQDFGDPFCNLRDPLLHDLDMMPAGSNLFISNKDNINNNNDNISLFGPKILEETEMKSRPTGNIFSRMLQISPTTKLAAMSPCNSPMTAAVALQPPSTVIATGDALVANDAIMFPNSSKTCLVENSGLQISSPRNTGIKRRKSQAKKVVCIPAPAPANSRQGGEIVPSDLWAWRKYGQKPIKGSPYPRGYYRCSSSKGCSARKQVERSRTDPNMLVITYTSEHNHPWPTQRNALAGSTRSQPNNSKHTTTSTSKNNTNSKDDEQNTSTVAQVNISKVKEEVAELQDLRHDHHHQQLAVEMRDFEFSKDSYQPILPDSSSNHSHEDFFADLVELEADPLNLLFAKTLSGDINEAGQKKAIDAFNLYDWSGNNNNKSQADP, via the exons ATGTGCAGCAAGTTCCAGCTGCAAAAAACAACCATGGAGAATAATTATCAAGGTGATTTAGCAGATATATTCCTAGGTAGCAGTGGACAAAATATAAGTGGTGCAAATAATATCACCACCACCTCTGGTGAGTCATCACCGactgttgctgctgctgctgttACTGACGGATGGCTAGGTCAGTTCCCTAGCTATCCGATAAATTATTCGGCCTCTGGAATTGAAGAACCGTCAGTTCAAGATTTTGGAGATCCGTTTTGTAACTTGAGAGATCCACTTCTCCATGATCTTGATATGATGCCTGCCGGTTCCAACTTATTCATCTCGAACAAGgacaatatcaacaataacaatgataaTATTAGTCTTTTTGGACCGAAAATTCTTGAGGAGACTGAAATGAAAAGTCGACCAACAGGCAATATCTTTTCAAGGATGCTTCAGATCTCTCCTACTACCAAGTTGGCGGCGATGTCACCATGTAATTCTCCGATGACTGCTGCCGTAGCCTTGCAACCGCCCTCCACTGTTATTGCTACTGGTGATGCATTAGTTGCTAATGATGCAATTATGTTTCCTAATTCTTCTAAAACTTGCTTAGTGGAAAACTCTGGCTTGCAGATCTCATCTCCGCGAAATACGGGTATCAAACGAAG AAAGAGTCAGGCGAAAAAGGTGGTATGTATaccagcaccagcaccagcaaacaGCAGGCAAGGTGGAGAAATAGTTCCATCAGATCTATGGGCTTGGAGAAAGTACGGTCAGAAGCCAATCAAAGGCTCCCCTTACCCAAG GGGCTACTATAGATGCAGTAGTTCTAAGGGATGTTCAGCAAGGAAACAAGTGGAAAGGAGCAGGACAGACCCAAACATGTTAGTCATCACCTACACTTCAGAGCACAACCATCCTTGGCCAACCCAGAGAAATGCCCTCGCTGGCTCAACCAGGTCTCAGCCTAATAATTCCAAACACACTACTACTTCAACCTCTAAGAACAACACTAATTCAAAAGATGATGAACAAAACACTAGCACTGTTGCACAAGTGAATATTTCAAAAGTGAAGGAAGAGGTGGCTGAATTACAAGACCTAAGGCATGATCATCATCATCAGCAACTTGCTGTGGAAATGCGTGATTTCGAATTCTCTAAAGACAGTTATCAGCCAATATTACCAGACTCATCATCGAACCACTCTCACGAGGATTTCTTCGCCGATTTGGTAGAACTCGAAGCTGACCCTCTAAACCTTTTGTTCGCCAAAACTCTCTCGGGAGATATTAATGAAGCGGGACAGAAGAAGGCCATTGATGCGTTCAACTTGTACGATTGGAGtggaaacaacaacaataagagtCAAGCCGACCCATAA